acttgcttgaatggagtcatttatatcttaattcaaccaagaaaaaaaaattgaaataaagttaaaattcttataagaaaattatagataGTTATTGCTTACTATTTGTTGTTGCTACAAGAAACAAAACAGTGGTGCTAATACTTCCAAAGCCAAATGTCATACGAGAAACTTTGCTATCTGTTTTAACTGttcaagaaaaaaacaagTTGTCATGGtctgaataaaatatagtaataaatatcatattaataataataataataataattattattatattttacttaaactATAAAAACTAAAGTTTCTCATATGGCATTTTTCTTTGGAAGTATTAGCACCACTGCCActgttttgtttttcttaaaaccTAGTGCTTCCAAACTTTTGAACGGTAGTGTAAGCTTTTcgatacttctttttttcggCGTAGGTTTCTCCGGTAAATTCGCGCGTAGAACGTTTTCGTAATTTGTCTCTGTGTAACAATACGCTCATATAACAGGTGTCTCGTCGCGACAACTTGGACAGCGCAGGATGTCGCAGAGAGGACGTCTTCTGTTGCAACTGCTGCTCGGTCTGGTTGTGCTGAAGGAGTCGTCCACGTCCGGCGGTGCCGGTGGTACCGTTCACGAGGGCGAGTCCTCTTCTCGCCAGGCACCGCATCACCGACAGAAGAGGGTCTTCTGGTTCACGAACGACGGTCGTATCGCGCTACCACCTGGCACCGTGATGACAATCACGCCAACGTTGGCGTTGCCCTTTGTCCGGCACCCGCCTTACGGCTTCCTCAGCAACATGACCATCAGTCTGCCGTTCACGAGTGAGTTTGTCCGTGTGATTAACCCAGAAACGGtcatcttattttcttttttgcataAACGATCATCGGGGGTGACTTGTACAACCCAaaagtcattattattataataattacatattgaatatttttcattgttctataatttattagtatttgagGACAGTgtgtatatagatttattcaatatatttaaaaaaaaaagtaaggaaaaacaaaaaaaatattttaaaaaacgaaaaaagtaCGTTAACACTGAAACTACCAAAGATTTAACcaatatacctatatgtaaGGTCTCGTACGTATTTCTACCGAAAggattaaaatgaaaaaaggagagagagaaaacaaattaattatctgtatatttcaataaaagtgagggaaaatttcagaaattgtgacgttctaaaaataaataataattattttaaaaaatgtcaaagtCATGTTGGCCTCCTTGATAGTTCtagtgttaaaattattataatgtgaGCTTCATTTTTTCGACACTGAGGATAATCATCCCAGATGACCATTCCCGGATTGATCCTACAGAAAATCGCGATATTAGAATCATCACGCGTCTTTCTTTTCCAGTCGACTTCGATAAGCTGGGCCTGACGGATAACGAGAACCCGTACGGCGCTTTGCCGCCGAGCTTCGACAGGAAGCTGAAGGGCCGGCAGGCCGGCATGATGATGGCGGATTTCATCGCGGCGTTTATCAAGCGCAGATTACACAAGCGGGATGCGACGGAGATGCCGAGAAATGCGTTCCACGGCGGCGAACGGGCCCTGCTTTACGGCACCGCCGAGGATATGCTGAGCACGCTGGGAATGAACGGGAAAGCGTGTCTGTTGAGGGCGATCTGCGAGGTTCAGGGACACCATCTGAACAACTTTGGGCTGATCGGTGAAATGCTCAAGTTATTCTTCACGTAAGTGAAGGATAAACATTCCGGACTCGCGTAGAGCTTTAACGCGGAAACGGGTGCCtggtttttttcttctttttataaattgtcaCCTGAGATGATTTTTACATCTCAATGAAaagtcattgttattaattatatgtttatgaTTGTTCTATGtacgataatttattagtaCCAGAACACTACGCTACGCGCACGCCATTTATTCCGTTACTGTGGCAtgagctttattttttcgatactGTGAAAATCACCAGGCGCCCGTTCCTGGATTAAAGTATATTGGAAAAGCGCCCTgccaaataattttgttccgTAACTGgaaatagttataataaacCGTATAAAAAAGCGTGACGTTAAATACAAACGTTTTATCTTTATAGCGCCAGCCGATCGCCGTTCGCAAATCTCCTCAAGGAATACGTCGAGGCGGAGAACCGCGGGAAATTTCATGGCGAGTGTTGGCCCTACTTCAAGGACTGTCCGAAATCTTTATTTCTGCCGTCCAGCAACAAGTATCAGTTAGTAATGTTCTGATAATAAGAGTGAAAATCTCCCAAAATTCctcgattattattatcgtttaacagaaattgatatcgtaaaaaaaatttttaaatatagccCGCAAATTACAACCGTAAATTACAAGATTAGATTTTTACTTTGATCAAAGTATCCCTCGAAAAGCTAATTTCGCTAATCTGTTCTTGTTCTTAATCCTTATTACGACATTAAAGAAACTGTGTCTCTGCTTTTCAGGAAAGATTCGTTGCacgaagaggaggaagaggaggatgAACATTGGAATCAAATCTCCAACGATCTCGACGAAGAGCCTCTCACGAGGATATCGGGGCATAACACAAAGGACACCGTACAACCCATGTAGTTTTAGTATAGGTAATTATAGTTGTTCTCGGTGGTCCACGCGCAAAAGTCTCGTCCTCCCTCTCCCGAGCGCAGATTCTTTCACGAATTCCATTCAAGTAAAATAAGAATTCTGTCTTAAAGAGGGAAGGGGAACTGACTTATCCTCATTACTGTTAATCATCATCCAGCAAACACCAAGTAACATGTACCCTACGCACCATGTGTTAAGTTACATGTTGATTGGTGTTTGATGGGCAGTTTTTGTTCGGCCCATAGTCGATTGACTCTGAATCCATCGCGTACGAGAAGatatcgtttaattaattaagctaTAGATCGGAAATCGCAATTAAATGATGTGCGATTAACATGCCCTGTAAATACGGAATCGCTGTAAATGCGAGACGCACGGGAAGAATTCGTACGACCCTGGCGAGGAAAGGCTGCTAGATAACTAAAATAGATAACAGAGCGCGTGGATAAAGAGATTACCATTATCGTGACCATGATAATATGATAGATTGAATTCTTGGCCGAAAATGTTCGTATAACGCtacatacatgtacatacataccaTCCGTAACACGAGAAACTGTCAGAAGTTTCGGCTAGTCGCCGGCATTGTAAAACACGTGACGC
This sequence is a window from Temnothorax longispinosus isolate EJ_2023e chromosome 11, Tlon_JGU_v1, whole genome shotgun sequence. Protein-coding genes within it:
- the LOC139822320 gene encoding uncharacterized protein, producing MSQRGRLLLQLLLGLVVLKESSTSGGAGGTVHEGESSSRQAPHHRQKRVFWFTNDGRIALPPGTVMTITPTLALPFVRHPPYGFLSNMTISLPFTIDFDKLGLTDNENPYGALPPSFDRKLKGRQAGMMMADFIAAFIKRRLHKRDATEMPRNAFHGGERALLYGTAEDMLSTLGMNGKACLLRAICEVQGHHLNNFGLIGEMLKLFFTASRSPFANLLKEYVEAENRGKFHGECWPYFKDCPKSLFLPSSNKYQKDSLHEEEEEEDEHWNQISNDLDEEPLTRISGHNTKDTVQPM